A DNA window from Arachis duranensis cultivar V14167 chromosome 3, aradu.V14167.gnm2.J7QH, whole genome shotgun sequence contains the following coding sequences:
- the LOC107478674 gene encoding protein SPEAR3-like, with amino-acid sequence MGSSYFGEANIERGASGGSSSCSSSSSSRKGKKKNSNSEKQPRQPQRGLGVAQLEKIRLHSQMAYAYHHRLSSYPSSSTFNNINDDPRAQMAAYSSPPSSSFSYSSSSTSYSPSYAFQTNITMGLTEYEKTNMRYGDSRSTNTARWENSNAGMLENQFSSQSKVTIPFQFLNLYGSHDDIDRGKQRSGSVGSGSHNSESSEAQELDLELRLSV; translated from the exons ATGGGGAGCAGTTATTTTGGAGAAGCTAATATTGAAAGAGGAGCAAGTGGtggttcttcttcttgttcttcttcatcttcatcaaggaaagggaagaagaagaatagcaactcggAGAAGCAGCCAAGGCAACCACAGAGAGGACTCGGTGTTGCTCAATTGGAGAAGATTAGGTTACATAGTCAAATGGCCTATGCTTATCATCATCGTCTCTCTTCATATCCATCATCATCTACTTTCAACAATATTAAT GATGATCCAAGAGCGCAAATGGCAGCATATTCAtcaccaccatcatcatcttTCTCTTACTCTTCCTCATCTACATCATACTCCCCTTCCTATGCCTTCCAAACCAACATTACG ATGGGCCTAACCGAATACGAGAAAACTAACATGAGATATGGTGATTCTCGCTCAACAAATACAGCAAG ATGGGAAAATTCTAATGCTGGAATGTTGGAGAATCAGTTTTCTTCTCAATCCAAGGTCACTATACCTTTCCAGTTTCTGAACCTATAT GGGTCACATGATGACATTGATAGAGGGAAACAAAGGAGTGGTTCTGTGGGTTCAGGCAGTCACAACTCTGAATCAAgtgaagctcaagaacttgatTTGGAACTCAGATTATCTGTATGA